One genomic window of Moorella glycerini includes the following:
- a CDS encoding molybdopterin-dependent oxidoreductase: MSKKKGGKKITRRHFLAGSLAAGGAAMALLAGGSSDTLAAGLDHLWIPPQNHGTGKATGDYGADSIIYTVCEQCNTHCTIKAVVQETSEGVMVRKITGNPYSQLNTVPFGPIPYNTPPEKAAKGNGDVATRGRSFRGGRTCLKGQAGIQIAYDRYRLRQPLKRVGPRGSGQFQTITWEQALQEILEGSPDLGTPGLRSLVAYVPQEPVMADWDKVEKGQMPWEEFDRRYKDVLIDTRHPDLGPRVNQVVNMAGDRRDLIQDRLWKLCLGSINFYHHGGVCGQSGVQGNIRSFSGPKKKDRMYADIDYTEYLIIWGTDPLVANKGPTWLAPRIINALQRGMKLVVIDPRLSRIAEKAHRWVPIIPGTDAALALGMARWIIEKERFDRKYLENPNQAAARADGEPTWSDATHLVNVSAPGRPKLRAADLGLGTPEQYVVMQDGVPTPHDRATAGDLEVDREINGIRVKSVFTLFRERVMEKTLAEYAAICGIEPRVIEELAREFTSHGKKAAIISYRGPAMHVNGYDNIRAINCLNHLLGNYDWQGGSLSSGARFKELEGAYDLMTVPKARKAWGIPLARTGIAYEKTSLFQRDGYPARRPWFPFTAHVIQEVLPSAKERYPYPIQALFIHRISPVLSLPGGEWQRDVLLDQKAVPLLVVSDVVLSETAMCADYVLPDLTYLERWGLETIYPNQPLKSSHIIQPVVRVFPEPRPVEDVYIDLFKALGLPGVGEKAFADGSALHRSEDFFLKVVANVALDGPEPVPDASDQEVALFTAVRQKTLGSAFNEAAWRQAVQPEHWRKVVYVLNRGGRFEAPGHEYEGGLLKYKLAQQADFYHEPVARGKNPYDGSLLDGLPRILIPSFYNGETLDKDGLPLILINWKARHIGTHRNISSAWLREIASENVLWMHPDDAAARGLKTGDRVKIRSASFEMKGQVLVTARIRPGVVGTCYNYGHTAYGSRPVTIDGKMVPAVKPYGHTPWLAGQPEASYAPGRGTGFNYNALLRLDPAVPGGAVNDIIGGSPGQLDTRVEVTKLS, translated from the coding sequence ATGAGTAAAAAAAAGGGGGGTAAAAAAATAACCCGCCGCCACTTCCTGGCCGGCAGCCTGGCGGCGGGCGGCGCGGCTATGGCCCTGCTGGCCGGGGGCAGTTCGGACACCCTGGCCGCAGGCCTGGACCATTTGTGGATCCCGCCGCAAAACCACGGTACAGGTAAAGCCACCGGTGATTATGGGGCCGACAGTATTATTTACACCGTCTGCGAACAATGTAATACCCACTGCACCATCAAGGCCGTGGTGCAGGAAACGTCGGAAGGGGTAATGGTCCGCAAAATTACGGGTAACCCCTATAGCCAGCTGAATACCGTTCCCTTCGGACCTATCCCTTATAACACACCGCCCGAGAAAGCCGCCAAGGGTAACGGCGATGTGGCTACTCGAGGACGTAGTTTCAGAGGCGGTCGTACCTGCCTGAAAGGGCAGGCCGGTATCCAGATAGCCTATGACCGTTACCGCCTGCGCCAACCCCTGAAACGGGTAGGGCCGCGCGGTAGCGGCCAGTTCCAGACCATTACCTGGGAACAGGCCCTGCAAGAGATCCTGGAAGGAAGCCCCGACCTGGGAACCCCCGGCCTCCGCTCCCTGGTGGCCTATGTGCCCCAGGAGCCCGTCATGGCTGACTGGGATAAAGTCGAAAAAGGCCAGATGCCCTGGGAGGAATTTGACCGGCGTTATAAAGATGTCCTCATTGACACCAGGCATCCAGACCTGGGGCCCAGGGTAAACCAGGTGGTAAATATGGCCGGGGACCGGCGGGATCTCATCCAGGATAGGCTCTGGAAACTTTGCCTGGGCAGTATCAACTTTTACCATCACGGCGGCGTTTGTGGCCAGAGCGGCGTCCAGGGGAATATACGTTCCTTCAGCGGCCCCAAGAAGAAAGATAGAATGTACGCTGATATAGATTACACCGAGTACCTCATCATCTGGGGTACCGATCCCCTGGTAGCCAACAAGGGCCCGACCTGGCTGGCACCCAGGATCATCAATGCCCTCCAGCGCGGTATGAAACTGGTAGTAATCGATCCCCGTTTAAGCCGCATTGCTGAAAAGGCCCATCGCTGGGTACCAATTATACCTGGTACTGATGCCGCCCTGGCTCTGGGTATGGCCAGGTGGATTATTGAAAAAGAACGTTTTGATAGGAAGTATTTGGAAAACCCCAACCAGGCCGCGGCCCGGGCCGATGGCGAACCGACCTGGAGCGATGCCACCCACCTGGTTAATGTCTCCGCACCGGGCCGTCCCAAACTACGAGCCGCCGACCTTGGTCTGGGGACCCCCGAACAGTACGTGGTTATGCAGGATGGTGTCCCGACCCCCCATGACCGGGCAACAGCCGGCGACCTGGAAGTTGACAGGGAAATCAACGGCATCCGCGTTAAGTCGGTCTTTACCCTTTTCCGGGAGCGGGTTATGGAAAAGACCCTGGCGGAGTATGCCGCCATCTGCGGCATTGAGCCTCGAGTGATTGAGGAACTGGCCCGGGAATTTACCTCCCACGGCAAGAAGGCAGCCATCATCTCCTACCGCGGCCCGGCCATGCACGTCAACGGCTATGATAACATCCGTGCCATTAATTGCCTGAACCATCTCCTCGGCAATTACGACTGGCAGGGGGGGAGTCTTAGTTCCGGAGCCCGCTTTAAGGAATTGGAAGGTGCCTACGATCTGATGACGGTACCCAAGGCGAGGAAGGCATGGGGCATTCCCCTGGCCCGTACCGGGATAGCCTATGAAAAGACCAGCCTTTTCCAGCGAGATGGCTACCCGGCCAGGAGGCCGTGGTTTCCCTTTACGGCCCACGTCATCCAGGAGGTGCTCCCCAGCGCCAAGGAAAGGTATCCTTACCCCATCCAGGCCCTGTTCATTCACCGCATATCACCGGTATTATCCCTCCCCGGTGGTGAATGGCAGCGGGATGTTCTTCTGGACCAGAAAGCAGTACCCCTGCTGGTAGTTTCCGACGTGGTCTTAAGCGAAACGGCCATGTGCGCTGATTACGTGTTGCCGGACCTGACCTACCTGGAGCGCTGGGGCCTGGAAACCATTTACCCCAACCAGCCATTAAAATCAAGTCACATCATACAGCCTGTAGTCCGGGTCTTCCCGGAACCAAGGCCTGTGGAGGATGTCTATATTGACCTGTTTAAAGCCCTGGGACTACCCGGTGTAGGCGAGAAGGCCTTTGCCGACGGGAGCGCCCTGCACAGAAGTGAAGACTTCTTCTTGAAGGTGGTGGCCAATGTAGCCCTGGATGGACCCGAGCCGGTACCCGATGCCAGTGACCAGGAAGTAGCCCTTTTTACTGCTGTGCGCCAAAAAACTCTGGGATCAGCCTTTAATGAAGCAGCCTGGCGCCAGGCCGTCCAGCCAGAGCACTGGCGCAAGGTGGTCTACGTCCTGAACCGTGGCGGTCGCTTTGAGGCTCCAGGCCACGAGTATGAAGGCGGCCTGCTCAAATATAAGCTGGCCCAGCAGGCAGATTTCTACCATGAGCCTGTGGCCAGGGGGAAGAATCCTTATGATGGCAGTCTCCTGGATGGCCTGCCGCGGATTCTGATACCTTCTTTCTATAACGGCGAAACCCTGGACAAAGACGGTCTACCCCTTATCCTGATCAACTGGAAGGCCAGGCATATTGGCACCCACCGGAATATTTCCTCTGCCTGGTTGCGGGAAATTGCATCCGAAAACGTCCTCTGGATGCATCCTGATGACGCCGCGGCCCGGGGACTGAAAACCGGTGACCGCGTCAAAATCCGTTCCGCCAGCTTTGAGATGAAAGGCCAGGTACTGGTCACTGCCAGAATCCGTCCCGGCGTTGTCGGCACCTGTTATAATTACGGCCATACCGCCTACGGTTCCCGGCCCGTAACCATTGATGGTAAAATGGTACCGGCCGTGAAACCATACGGCCACACGCCATGGCTGGCCGGGCAGCCGGAAGCGTCATATGCTCCCGGCCGGGGGACAGGATTTAACTATAATGCCCTCCTGCGGCTGGACCCAGCTGTTCCAGGTGGCGCAGTGAATGATATCATTGGCGGTTCACCAGGCCAGCTCGATACCAGGGTAGAAGTCACCAAACTCTCTTAA
- the nrfD gene encoding NrfD/PsrC family molybdoenzyme membrane anchor subunit, giving the protein MAVPSVSPSVSPNPGKTLWYSLLGVGILLGLYGTVQRGVHGLAATYLTSTTPWGAWVAFYIYFVGMSAGAFLLSTLNSVFGFKQFEKVARDALLVAILSMAVAMTFILFDLGHWERFWHALIYWNWTSILGWEIRFYVLYVLLLMAELYFSLRRDLVYRSQEKGFRGVLAGFLTLGYRDLSPRSAGRDAAWLKILGILGIPIAIFGVHGGTGALFGVVKARAYWNTAIFPVVFVISALVSGTALLTIIYALRHRQGKPGSDPALVRNLAGLMIAFLLVDLGLQFFEILIGLYSLEEAELATLKVMTGGPFAWTYWGVQLGLGAVVPLFLYFYPVTARSVWAQVLAAALVDVGILAVRFNIVVPALIPPLLPGLPAGYYVPNLAEWLVATGIISLGALLYTLLINWFPMEPVDERSVVSHE; this is encoded by the coding sequence ATGGCAGTACCATCGGTTTCCCCCTCTGTGTCCCCAAACCCCGGCAAGACCCTCTGGTACAGTTTACTTGGGGTCGGGATCCTGTTAGGTCTTTACGGCACCGTCCAGCGTGGTGTCCATGGCCTGGCTGCTACCTATCTCACCAGCACCACCCCGTGGGGAGCCTGGGTTGCCTTTTACATTTATTTCGTCGGCATGAGCGCGGGCGCCTTCCTGCTTTCAACCCTGAATTCCGTCTTCGGTTTCAAACAATTCGAAAAGGTGGCCCGGGATGCGTTGCTGGTGGCCATACTCAGTATGGCCGTGGCCATGACCTTCATCCTTTTCGACCTGGGACACTGGGAACGGTTCTGGCATGCCCTGATATACTGGAACTGGACCAGCATCCTGGGGTGGGAAATCCGGTTTTATGTACTTTATGTCCTCCTCTTAATGGCTGAACTCTATTTTTCCCTGCGCCGCGACCTGGTGTACAGGAGCCAGGAAAAAGGTTTCAGAGGGGTCCTGGCCGGTTTCCTTACCCTGGGATACAGGGATCTCTCCCCACGAAGCGCCGGGCGTGACGCCGCCTGGCTGAAGATCCTGGGCATCCTCGGTATCCCCATTGCCATCTTTGGCGTCCACGGAGGTACAGGAGCCCTTTTTGGCGTGGTCAAGGCCCGGGCTTACTGGAATACGGCCATCTTTCCCGTCGTGTTCGTCATTTCGGCCCTGGTTTCGGGTACCGCGCTCCTTACTATTATCTACGCCCTGCGCCACCGGCAGGGGAAGCCAGGTAGCGACCCCGCCCTGGTAAGAAATCTTGCCGGGCTCATGATCGCCTTTTTGCTGGTGGACCTGGGCTTACAGTTCTTTGAAATCCTTATCGGGCTTTACAGCCTGGAAGAAGCTGAACTGGCCACATTAAAGGTTATGACCGGCGGCCCCTTTGCCTGGACTTACTGGGGTGTCCAGCTGGGCCTGGGGGCGGTTGTTCCTCTTTTTCTCTATTTTTATCCGGTCACAGCACGGTCCGTATGGGCTCAGGTTCTAGCTGCGGCCTTGGTAGATGTGGGAATCCTGGCCGTACGGTTCAATATCGTTGTACCGGCGCTTATACCGCCGCTGTTACCCGGCTTGCCCGCTGGTTACTATGTCCCCAACCTGGCCGAATGGCTGGTTGCCACCGGTATTATCAGCCTGGGTGCCCTTTTATATACCCTTCTCATTAACTGGTTCCCCATGGAGCCAGTGGATGAAAGGAGCGTGGTATCCCATGAGTAA
- a CDS encoding sigma-54-dependent transcriptional regulator, whose protein sequence is MKDLPRVLVVDDEEALRELIVARLNRKGWKADGVGTAGEALARLGTAIYSVAIFDLKLPDGDGLELLHQARERQPDLEVVILTGHGTIATAIEAMRRGAYDYLTKPVNLAELEVVLEKAADRRALVVHNEGLRLASRGTATATIVGRSEAIRRMLDVVHRVAPTEVPVLILGESGTGKELVARTIHRESRRQDGPFIAVNSAAIPENLMESELFGHVRGAFTGATTARAGLVEAAEGGTLFLDEIGEMDLALQAKLLRFLETGEYRRVGDNRQRVADVRVVAATNRNLLQEVEAGRFRRDLYYRLNVVQVLVPPLRERREDIPLLVEHFLRLKGAAPDALTPRAMATLMAYSFPGNVRELFNLLERGLLLSGNRPVEPEDILVEQLFKASDPTLLPLAEVEKRHIRRVLEATGWNRTEAARVLGISVRNLYRKLEQYGWQPSHH, encoded by the coding sequence ATGAAAGATTTACCCCGTGTTCTCGTCGTTGATGACGAAGAAGCTCTGCGAGAGCTCATCGTAGCCCGTCTAAACCGTAAGGGGTGGAAAGCTGATGGTGTCGGTACTGCTGGGGAAGCCTTGGCCCGCCTGGGAACTGCCATTTATTCTGTGGCCATTTTTGACCTGAAGCTCCCGGACGGGGACGGACTTGAGCTTTTGCACCAGGCACGCGAAAGGCAACCAGATCTGGAAGTAGTGATTCTTACTGGCCACGGCACCATTGCAACAGCCATTGAGGCTATGAGAAGGGGGGCCTATGATTACCTGACCAAGCCAGTCAACCTGGCCGAACTGGAAGTAGTCCTGGAAAAAGCCGCCGATAGACGCGCCCTGGTAGTTCATAATGAAGGCCTGCGCCTGGCTTCACGCGGTACGGCCACCGCTACTATCGTCGGTCGTAGTGAAGCCATCAGGCGGATGCTGGATGTGGTGCACCGGGTTGCTCCTACCGAGGTCCCGGTCCTCATTCTGGGGGAAAGTGGGACCGGGAAGGAACTGGTTGCCCGGACTATTCACCGGGAAAGTAGGCGTCAGGACGGGCCCTTTATTGCCGTGAATTCTGCGGCCATTCCTGAAAACCTCATGGAAAGCGAGCTCTTCGGTCACGTCCGCGGGGCCTTCACCGGCGCCACCACAGCCCGAGCCGGGCTGGTAGAAGCCGCCGAAGGGGGAACCCTCTTCCTCGATGAAATTGGTGAGATGGATCTAGCCCTCCAGGCCAAGTTGCTGCGGTTTCTGGAAACGGGCGAATACCGCCGGGTAGGAGATAACCGCCAGCGAGTGGCCGATGTACGCGTGGTAGCCGCTACTAACCGGAACCTGCTTCAAGAAGTGGAAGCCGGGCGTTTCCGCCGGGATCTATACTACAGGCTAAACGTGGTCCAGGTTCTTGTCCCTCCACTGAGGGAAAGGCGAGAAGATATTCCCCTCCTGGTAGAGCATTTCCTGCGCCTTAAAGGCGCAGCGCCAGATGCCCTGACACCCAGGGCCATGGCAACCCTCATGGCTTATTCTTTCCCGGGGAATGTGCGGGAACTCTTCAACCTGCTGGAACGCGGCCTTCTTCTCAGCGGCAACCGGCCGGTGGAACCGGAGGATATTTTGGTAGAGCAGCTGTTTAAGGCCAGCGACCCCACCCTTTTGCCCCTGGCAGAAGTGGAGAAGAGGCACATCCGCCGGGTGCTGGAGGCTACCGGCTGGAATCGTACGGAGGCTGCCAGGGTACTGGGCATCAGCGTGCGCAACCTCTATCGTAAACTGGAACAATATGGGTGGCAGCCTTCGCACCATTAA
- a CDS encoding sensor histidine kinase, whose product MVETTKNQNLKAVEEVASSVWLATVSVTDQMKLVATTYRETLLTSKPEEQERILYSLLQQVPVLEEVSVTNREGRELTRVSRRRVITPADLVNMRGQPVWNTAITGQTAFGTPAPGVDGRPLLSLAVPVPGLKDGGPVGVLWGEVSLRGVMDHVTTLISLQRATFYVVDRQGKLIGHPDFSSVLLREDLSNYPGVQQILANNTSKQAIPLQYNLTNGGEMLGAGKVVEGLGWVTLVEVPMEEALLRLQQHTRQLLLFLLIVVTLVSVCGYKAAEAFTAPITRLSKAAAEVGRGRLDITVPERSTTEIGHLERSFNTMVRQLAEKARIEEAIRRAEKMAAVGQLAANVAHEINNPLATLAAYAEDLADRGHEEGWDYLVKSGTLEQYLGVVRVQVERCKTITRRLLDFARPPLGETGPADVLTAVKETVALVSYAFHKKGVALNWEAPSIKPFPRVKIDTSELQQVLFNLLQNALDATPAGGRVTIDLFQEAGMIIIRIADTGKGMPAEYLSRATEPFFTTKPPGQGTGLGLTICHHIVTKAGGNLTISSETGHGTTVLVTLPLASTGENTAAGEGKEEKR is encoded by the coding sequence TTGGTTGAAACAACTAAAAACCAAAACCTCAAGGCTGTAGAAGAAGTTGCTTCCTCGGTATGGTTGGCCACCGTCAGCGTGACCGATCAGATGAAACTGGTGGCCACTACCTATCGTGAGACATTGCTTACATCAAAGCCAGAAGAACAAGAACGAATTTTATATTCCCTCTTACAGCAGGTACCTGTCCTGGAAGAAGTCAGCGTGACTAACCGGGAAGGTCGCGAGTTAACGCGGGTTTCCCGGCGGAGGGTTATTACCCCCGCCGACCTGGTAAATATGCGCGGGCAACCGGTGTGGAATACGGCCATTACAGGCCAGACAGCCTTTGGTACGCCTGCACCGGGTGTTGATGGGCGACCACTTCTATCCTTGGCCGTTCCTGTTCCGGGTCTTAAGGACGGGGGCCCGGTCGGAGTGCTCTGGGGCGAGGTCAGCCTGCGCGGTGTCATGGATCATGTCACAACCCTTATTTCTCTGCAGAGAGCGACCTTTTATGTAGTTGACAGGCAGGGAAAGCTCATTGGCCACCCTGACTTCAGCTCAGTACTTCTTAGAGAGGACCTAAGTAACTACCCAGGTGTGCAACAAATTCTTGCCAATAACACAAGTAAGCAGGCAATCCCTCTGCAGTACAACTTAACGAACGGCGGGGAAATGTTGGGGGCCGGAAAAGTGGTAGAGGGTCTGGGTTGGGTAACCCTGGTAGAGGTCCCAATGGAAGAGGCCCTGCTCCGCCTTCAACAGCATACCCGCCAACTCTTGCTATTTTTATTGATAGTAGTAACTCTGGTTTCTGTATGTGGATATAAAGCCGCAGAGGCGTTTACAGCCCCCATTACTCGCCTCAGTAAGGCCGCAGCCGAGGTTGGCCGTGGCAGGCTGGATATCACAGTACCGGAAAGATCAACAACAGAAATAGGCCATCTGGAACGCTCCTTTAACACCATGGTACGGCAACTAGCCGAAAAGGCCCGTATAGAAGAAGCCATCCGCCGGGCAGAAAAAATGGCCGCAGTGGGTCAGCTGGCGGCAAACGTAGCCCACGAAATCAACAACCCCCTGGCCACATTAGCGGCCTATGCAGAAGACCTGGCCGATCGTGGGCACGAGGAAGGTTGGGATTACCTGGTAAAAAGCGGCACCTTGGAGCAATACCTGGGGGTAGTCCGGGTTCAGGTAGAACGATGTAAAACAATTACGCGGCGCCTCCTGGATTTTGCCAGGCCCCCCCTTGGTGAAACCGGCCCGGCAGATGTACTAACGGCGGTGAAGGAAACAGTAGCCCTGGTAAGCTATGCCTTTCACAAAAAGGGGGTGGCCCTTAACTGGGAGGCCCCATCTATTAAGCCTTTCCCCAGGGTAAAGATCGATACCTCTGAACTCCAGCAAGTGCTCTTTAACCTGTTACAAAACGCCCTGGACGCTACCCCGGCCGGTGGTAGGGTGACCATTGATCTTTTCCAAGAAGCCGGAATGATAATTATCCGTATCGCTGATACCGGCAAAGGCATGCCGGCAGAATATTTGTCCCGGGCGACCGAGCCTTTCTTTACTACCAAGCCACCGGGTCAGGGAACTGGTCTGGGGCTGACCATTTGCCACCATATTGTTACCAAGGCCGGAGGCAACCTCACTATAAGCAGTGAAACAGGGCACGGGACCACCGTATTGGTGACTCTACCCCTGGCCAGTACGGGAGAGAACACAGCGGCAGGTGAGGGTAAGGAGGAGAAGCGATGA
- a CDS encoding ABC transporter substrate-binding protein — MKKYVRSWIIVVLVVTTIFFLPHAFRKTDHQPLVAVLLMNDARQEKLTGLRDGLAQMGYTEGKNITFITANARSQRDDLEHLATELVAQKPDVLVAGGRVEAEVLAPQAQKVNIPLIFMGAAATWNVQQSDLGARGAITGIDNYHVDLAGKRLELLVKLVPGIQRVLVLYDPRVVPGPASLAVVQEAARKLNILLHVVAVTSLKELKANLEMIPPEAADAVLVMSGFLLEEGMGSIGKAAIAKGWPVMGLNIADAEAGALAAYGCPFVEQGRQAARLVAKVLAGKDVAAIPIETPDRLELVVNLGVARQLGIEISPTVLGLASQILDRGVNNNVVLMVE, encoded by the coding sequence ATGAAGAAATATGTACGGAGCTGGATAATAGTTGTTTTAGTCGTAACTACCATCTTCTTTTTACCCCACGCTTTTCGCAAGACGGATCACCAACCCTTGGTGGCTGTGCTCTTGATGAATGACGCCCGGCAGGAAAAACTTACCGGCCTGCGAGACGGCCTGGCCCAAATGGGTTATACCGAAGGAAAGAATATAACCTTTATAACAGCCAACGCCAGGAGTCAGCGGGACGACCTGGAACACCTGGCCACAGAACTTGTGGCCCAAAAACCAGACGTCCTGGTAGCCGGCGGGAGGGTGGAAGCTGAAGTGCTGGCTCCCCAGGCCCAAAAAGTAAACATCCCTTTGATTTTTATGGGGGCAGCTGCTACCTGGAATGTCCAGCAGAGCGACCTGGGAGCCCGCGGTGCCATTACCGGCATCGATAATTATCACGTAGACCTGGCCGGGAAAAGGCTGGAGCTCCTGGTCAAACTGGTGCCTGGTATTCAGCGGGTCCTGGTTCTTTACGATCCCCGGGTAGTACCTGGACCGGCCAGCCTGGCGGTAGTGCAGGAAGCTGCCCGGAAACTTAACATCCTCTTACACGTGGTGGCCGTAACTTCCCTGAAGGAACTCAAAGCAAATCTGGAAATGATTCCACCAGAAGCAGCTGATGCTGTCCTGGTTATGTCTGGCTTTTTACTTGAAGAGGGTATGGGAAGTATCGGGAAAGCGGCCATTGCTAAAGGTTGGCCGGTAATGGGCCTGAATATCGCCGATGCCGAAGCCGGTGCCCTGGCGGCTTACGGATGCCCTTTTGTTGAGCAAGGCCGGCAGGCAGCCAGGCTGGTGGCTAAGGTTCTAGCTGGTAAGGACGTGGCTGCCATCCCGATTGAAACTCCGGATAGGTTGGAACTGGTTGTTAACCTGGGGGTGGCCCGGCAGTTGGGAATAGAAATTTCACCTACCGTGCTGGGTTTGGCGAGTCAAATCCTGGACAGAGGTGTCAATAACAATGTCGTTCTCATGGTGGAATAG
- a CDS encoding DMT family transporter, with amino-acid sequence MAYLIQNKVQQFTTATHTVIIFTMEPVFAALAAYLWGQETLTWRQGAGCLLAGMILAEIKDNTNLQLDKFLND; translated from the coding sequence CTGGCCTACCTGATTCAAAACAAAGTCCAGCAGTTTACCACTGCTACCCATACAGTGATTATCTTTACCATGGAACCCGTCTTTGCCGCCCTGGCAGCCTATCTCTGGGGCCAGGAGACCCTGACCTGGCGCCAGGGGGCCGGTTGCTTGCTGGCCGGGATGATCCTGGCAGAGATTAAGGATAATACCAATCTCCAACTCGACAAGTTTCTTAATGATTAG